CACTACCACCGCCGATCGCGATGAGATCGAAATGATTGTTCATGTTGGTTCCTTGATGAAAGGCCGTGCGCGGCGGCGGCGTGCCTCTGCCCGTAATGGGCGATCGATCGGGTACTGAGTGCCGCGCAGCCGCTCGGGGGCGGGGGATGCAGAGGCCCTACCGGTCCCTACCGGTCCGGGCGGGTGACCGATAGGGCCGAAGCATCGAACTGTCGAGGTATTAGCCGATGATTAGGCGTCGGTCCGGGCCTCCAACCAGGCGGCGAGGTCGTCGGAGCCGCCGATAAGCCGGCCGTTGACGAATACCTGCGGCACCGACTTGGCCCCGGCGACAGCCCGCAGCGTTTGCTCGGTATAGTCGCGATTGAGCAGCAACTCCTCGAAGTCCATGCCGGCCTGCTTCAGCATTTCCTTGGCCTTGACGCAGAATGGGCAGCCGGGCCGCGTGAAGACGGTGACGTCGGCCGGCTTCGGGGCATTCGGCGCCAGGTAGTTGAGCATGGTGTCGGCATCGGAGACCTCGTAGGGGTCGCCTTCGACCTCCGGCTCGATGAACATCTTCTCGATAATGCCGTCGCGCACGAGCATCGAGTAGCGCCAGCTGCGCTTGCCGAAGCCAAGGTTGGCCTTGTCGACCAACATGCCCATGCCCTCGGTGAACTCGCCGTTGCCGTCTGGCAGGAAGCGTACATCGGGGGCCTTGAGCGCGGTCTGCCATTCGTTCATGACGAAGGTGTCGTTGACCGAGACGCAGCAGACTTCGTCGACACCATGGGCCTTGAAGAAGGGCACCATCTGGTTGTAGCGGGGTACGTGCGACGACGAACAAGTCGGCGTGAAGGCGCCGGGCAGCGAGAAGACCACGACGGTCTTGCCGGCGAAGACCTCGTCGGTCGTGACATCCACCCACTCGTGGTTGCGACGGGTCTTGAAGGTGACGCTCGGGATACGCTGGCCAGTATGGTCTTGCGGCATCGGTGGAACTCCTTGAATGGTCGAAAATTGAAACATCCGGATCCGCTTCGTTCCGGATGCCCTTATCTTTAAAAATGTAGGGGTATTAGTAAAATGGAATGTGCAGATCGGGTCAATCGGTGGCGTCGATCATCGTCGAGGCACCATCCTGCCGCATGCGTTCCTGCAACTGGGCAAGTCGTTGTTGCCGATTGTCTTCAGCGCCGTTTCCCGTAACATCGTGGGTAGTCTCATTTGCTTGGGAATCCCTCATGCGATTGTGTTTCTTGGCGTTCGTCCTGCTTGTCACGATCCAGTTGGCCGGTTGCGCATCACCAGGGTATCGGGCCGAAGGGGGCGGAATTCGGCCTGTCTCGGCCAGCGTCGTATCGGTCAACGGCGATCTGGCGGGTCAGAGCGGCGGCGAGTCGCTGATCGACCGCTTGGTCGCG
This portion of the Thioflavicoccus mobilis 8321 genome encodes:
- a CDS encoding glutathione peroxidase, with the protein product MPQDHTGQRIPSVTFKTRRNHEWVDVTTDEVFAGKTVVVFSLPGAFTPTCSSSHVPRYNQMVPFFKAHGVDEVCCVSVNDTFVMNEWQTALKAPDVRFLPDGNGEFTEGMGMLVDKANLGFGKRSWRYSMLVRDGIIEKMFIEPEVEGDPYEVSDADTMLNYLAPNAPKPADVTVFTRPGCPFCVKAKEMLKQAGMDFEELLLNRDYTEQTLRAVAGAKSVPQVFVNGRLIGGSDDLAAWLEARTDA